AAAAACCGCGGCGGCGCCCAAACCGACCGGCCAGGACAGCGCCAGCAACACGCCGAGCCCGGTCGCTGCGGATTTGCCACCGGTGAAATTCAACCAGATCGAACGGCTGTGCCCCAGCAACGCGGCAAGCCCGGCCACGCAGACCGCCCAAGGCTCCAAGGTTTGCGGATCGATAGCAGTCGGTGGCGTGACCGACGGTAATGTCCCGAGCCAGGGATAGAACCAGCGGGCAAACGCGATCGCTCCCGCGCCCTTCAGCACATCCACCAGCAGGACCGCCAATGCGGGCCACTTGCCGAGGGTACGCAACACGTTTGTGGCCCCGGTGGACCTGGAGCCGTGTTCCCGGATGTCGATGCCTTTGAGAAGTGTCCCCGCCAGATAGCCGGCGGGTATCGAACCGAGAAGATAAGCGGTTGCCAATCCAGCCAAACTCGCGATCCAGAAAATCATCGATTTCTCCTCGGTGCGCCAATGTCAGGCAAGCGTCATCCGGAGTCCACCTCTATGCGACGGCCGGTACCGTGGATATGAAGTTGGATTCCCTTACCCGCACTATTCCCCTTTTGGAACAGGCCGCCCACGCGATAGATATTGCGATCGACATGCCGATCGATCGGCCATGTTGCCGCGACGGAGACAGGACACGGAATGACCACGCACGCCATCGAGATTCGCCGCCTCTTGCCGGCCGACGCTGCGCTCTATCGCGACATCCGTCTCGAGGCGCTGCGCTTGAGCCCCGAGGCGTTCGGCAGCGCGTATGAGACGGAGAGCATTCATCCCGTCGGCTGGTTCGCGGAAAGGCTGGAGCGCGGCGCGGCGATACTTGGCGCGTTTCAGGGCAGCGAACTCGCCGGCATTGTCGGCTTCGTTCGCGAAGTCGGGCCGAAACGGCAGCACAAGGGCGCGCTGGTCGGGATGTATGTGCGGCAGGCGGCGCGCCGCGCCGGTGTCGGCCGGCTCCTGGTCGATGCCGCGCTCGAACTCGCCGCGCAATCGGTCGAGCTGGTGCAGCTCGTCGTGGTGAAAGGCAACGAGCCTGCCTGCCGGCTCTACCGGCGCGCGGGGTTTGTCGAATACGGGCTGGAGCAGCACGCCCTGAAGATCGGCGGTCGCTACTATGACGACATCCTGATGGCAAAGGATCTGGTCAGGCGCGCCTGACGTCGGACAGGTTGAGGCGTCACAATTCCGGCCGGTCGATGCGATAGCCGCACATCGACCCTTCACGTCACGCATTCGTTTGCCGCCATCGCCCCGGGGACGCTGCCATGCCGAAGATCGATCTGACAAACGTGCCGGAACGCAAGGGGAGCGGCTATCCGGCCGAGTTCGCCGCACCATGCGCGGAACGAATCCGGCAGCGTCTCGGCGACGCCGGCGGGCTCGCCGATTTCGGCGTCAATCTGATGCGGCTGCCGCCGGGCAACTGGTCGAGCCAGCGCCATTGGCATTCCGACGAGGATGAGTTCGTCTATGTGCTCGCGGGCGAGGTGGTACTGATCGAGGACGGCGGCGAGACAGTGCTGCGCGCAGGCGATTGCGCGGCGTTCCCGAAGAATTCCGGCAACGGCCACCACATGATCAACCGGTCGCAGATGACGGTGATCTATCTCGAGGTCGGCTCGCGCTCGCGTGCCGATGTCATCACTTGTTCCGACATCGACATGATAAGCCCGAGCTCCGACGGCCGCTTCCTGCACAAGGACGGACGGCCCTACGAATAGGTCCCGAACCGCAGGCTGGCGCGAAATCCGCCGTTGCGGATTGGTTGGCGAAGGACCAATCTTCCCCAAGAGGGAGCTTGGTCGCGGCGATGACGGAATGGTATTTCATCTGGATTGACGGTCCGCGCGGCCCCGAGCCGCAGAAATGGTCGTCGGACGCGCTGTGGGGGCAGGTGGCTCGTCAGGACATCATTGTCCGTTTTCCCTTGAGCGATCGCGAGGCCACCTTGTCGCTCGATCAGCTGGCGCGGCTGCACCCAATCCCGCAGTGAATGTGAAGTCGTTTGGCGGCGTCAAATCACCAGCCGTCCTTCGCGCTCAG
This Bradyrhizobium sp. CCBAU 53421 DNA region includes the following protein-coding sequences:
- a CDS encoding cupin domain-containing protein, whose protein sequence is MPKIDLTNVPERKGSGYPAEFAAPCAERIRQRLGDAGGLADFGVNLMRLPPGNWSSQRHWHSDEDEFVYVLAGEVVLIEDGGETVLRAGDCAAFPKNSGNGHHMINRSQMTVIYLEVGSRSRADVITCSDIDMISPSSDGRFLHKDGRPYE
- the plsY gene encoding glycerol-3-phosphate 1-O-acyltransferase PlsY produces the protein MIFWIASLAGLATAYLLGSIPAGYLAGTLLKGIDIREHGSRSTGATNVLRTLGKWPALAVLLVDVLKGAGAIAFARWFYPWLGTLPSVTPPTAIDPQTLEPWAVCVAGLAALLGHSRSIWLNFTGGKSAATGLGVLLALSWPVGLGAAAVFGVVLALFRIVSLGSMLAALTAITLVCVMEQPLPYRLLVIAGGLYVIARHRANIRRLLAGTEPRLGSGAREPTAASQG
- a CDS encoding GNAT family N-acetyltransferase, which produces MTTHAIEIRRLLPADAALYRDIRLEALRLSPEAFGSAYETESIHPVGWFAERLERGAAILGAFQGSELAGIVGFVREVGPKRQHKGALVGMYVRQAARRAGVGRLLVDAALELAAQSVELVQLVVVKGNEPACRLYRRAGFVEYGLEQHALKIGGRYYDDILMAKDLVRRA